A DNA window from Arachis duranensis cultivar V14167 chromosome 3, aradu.V14167.gnm2.J7QH, whole genome shotgun sequence contains the following coding sequences:
- the LOC107481133 gene encoding transcription factor bHLH90 — MSDSTVLEWLRPFVEAKAWDFVVVWKYGDDPTSFIEWLGCCCSGSCGESIEDAKKLKDEEMDEKQNDIDSSSICKDAHFQHPIRTKACKALYQLPFAMSLYSGVHGEVAISQQPKWLTHGEEIGTQVLIPVVGGLVELFTTKLVPKDNNILEFIRAHCYVSLKQEAICAQHHTDVNFSENLSSEEQYTQSSPQLASTLTDGVHLLAANWCKSDPYIEEPSSGSNPSSEYTSFDSKFVCLTHHEYLGESVKLSPTCKTERPKYNETSGKQQGTLSSYCGNGKRNKTKSVRVPPKEGYHAKNLATERRRRNKIKNGLFTLRSLMQTEVNHISRTEFLLKVCWEQKPGGFSRLMEAINSFGFQVETANMTTIDGKAQIILTVEAAKEGIHPTKLKDFLTEQTG, encoded by the exons ATGAGTGATTCTACGGTTTTAGAGTGGCTTAGGCCCTTTGTTGAGGCCAAAGCTTGGGACTTTGTGGTTGTTTGGAAATATGGGGATGACCCTACTAG CTTCATTGAGTGGTTGGGTTGTTGCTGTAGTGGGAGCTGTGGTGAAAGCATTGAGGATGCAAAGAAGCTCAAAGATGAAGAAATGGATGAAAAACAGAACGACATAGATTCTTCTTCCATTTGCAAGGATGCACATTTTCAGCATCCAATTAGAACCAAGGCTTGTAAGGCTCTTTATCAGCTTCCTTTTGCAATGTCTCTCTATTCTGG TGTCCATGGAGAGGTTGCAATATCGCAGCAACCAAAATGGCTTACTCATGGAGAG GAAATTGGAACACAAGTTTTGATCCCTGTTGTTGGTGGTCTTGTTGAGCTCTTCACGACAAAGCTT GTTCCAAAAGACAATAACATCTTAGAGTTCATAAGAGCACATTGCTATGTTTCATTGAAGCAAGAAGCTATATGTGCACAGCACCACACCGATGTGAACTTCAGTGAAAATCTGTCATCAGAAGAACAATACACACAGAGCTCGCCACAACTTGCGTCAACTTTAACTGACGGTGTCCATCTTCTTGCAGCAAACTGGTGCAAATCGGATCCTTACATTGAAGAACCTTCCAGTGGATCTAATCCTTCAAGCGAATACACATCATTTGATTCGAAATTTGTCTGCTTGACTCACCATGAATATCTGGGTGAGTCGGTTAAATTATCACCTACCTGCAAAACCGAAAGGCCTAAGTACAATGAAACTTCAGGGAAGCAGCAAGGAACTTTGAGTTCCTATTGTGGCAatggcaaaagaaataaaacaaaatcagTCAGGGTGCCTCCGAAGGAAGGTTACCATGCTAAAAATCTTGCCacagagaggagaagaagaaacaagATTAAAAATGGCCTGTTCACTTTAAGGTCTCTA ATGCAAACCGAAGTGAATCATATAAGCAGGACAGAGTTCTTGCTTAAGGTATGCTGGGAGCAGAAGCCAGGTGGGTTTTCAAGGTTGATGGAAGCTATAAATTCATTTGGATTTCAGGTGGAAACTGCCAATATGACCACAATTGACGGAAAGGCTCAGATCATTCTAACAGTTGAG GCAGCCAAGGAGGGAATTCACCCAACTAAGCTGAAGGATTTTTTGACAGAGCAAACAGGTTGA
- the LOC107481325 gene encoding proline-rich receptor-like protein kinase PERK13, whose protein sequence is MAQKKKKDSDSSSSSDSSDSSSPSSTNNSLSTRRQDNDDNKDTSSSSSSSSSSSSDSNASNRQNKNQRKVKPPPPPISDASDSSPTSPAKEDTRSPPSSRNPPPPSEDLTPPERSPPPPEALPPPSPPPPEVSPPPPPPPEVSPPPPPPPEVSPPPPSFPPPPAQIQNEVASTPPPPPPYTAPPSPPPPYSPSPPPPPSTPVRPASANSQPKPDIATDSPPSFGKATGNTDIGKFAGYTLAAVFFLALVAVTFFMFRKKKSRGDVYGIPRHNLHFHVRPGVNRIYYGQKAGVGNGPILSPNRSNHGSARNPGSRLLAPSDIGQQVNAPVAFSYEDILQVTNSFSDENVIGEGGFGHVYKGTLPDGKVVAVKKLKVGSGQGEREFRAEVEIISRVHHRHLVSLVGYCICEDQRLLVYEYVPNGTLHHHLHGSGMPVLTWDKRCKIAIGAAKGLAYLHEECSQKIIHRDIKSANILLDDTFEAQVADFGLARLTDTTKSHVSTRVMGTFGYMAPEYATSGKLTDRSDVFSFGVVLLELLTGRKPVDDSQPLGDESLVEWARPHLLHAMETHDYSVLVDPRLQNQFAEAEMLRMIEAAAACVRHSAPKRPRMVQVVRALDSGAEISDLSNGVKYGHSTNYDSNQYDKDIRMFRRMANGSYGGDSDSDKYSKESSLSREMSTCGSQNGSGTSSSSSDLESIALTKHSRSSS, encoded by the exons ATGGctcagaaaaagaagaaagacagcgattcttcttcttcttctgattcTTCTGATTCTTCTTCTCCGTCTTCTACTAATAATTCTCTTTCTACTCGTCGTCAAGACAATGATGATAATAAGGacacttcctcttcttcttcatcttcatcttcatcttcatccgATTCTAACGCCAGCAACCGCCAAAACAAGAATCAGCGTAAAGTTAAACCGCCGCCGCCACCAATTTCTGATGCTTCCGATTCCTCACCGACTTCTCCGGCGAAGGAGGATACTCGCTCGCCGCCATCGTCCCGGAATCCTCCACCGCCGTCTGAAGATTTGACTCCACCGGAGCGCTCACCACCACCGCCAGAGGCATTGCCGCCGccgtcaccaccaccaccagaaGTGTcgcctccaccaccaccaccaccagaaGTGTcgcctccaccaccaccaccaccagaaGTGTCGCCTCCACCGCCGTCGTTTCCACCACCACCGGCACAGATACAAAATGAAGTCGCTTctactcctcctcctcctccaccaTATACAGCAccaccttctcctcctcctccttattCTCCTTctccacctcctcctccttctacTCCCGTCCGACCCGCCTCCGCTAACTCGCAACCGAAGCCAGACATTGCCACGGATTCACCACCGAGCTTTGGTAAAGCCACAGGCAATACTGATATAGGAAAATTTGCCGGCTATACCCTTGCTGCGGTTTTCTTCTTGGCCTTGGTGGCTGTAACTTTCTTCATGTTCAGGAAGAAGAAATCAAGAGGAGATGTCTATGGTATACCTCGCCATAATCTTCACTTTCACGTTAGACCAG GTGTTAATAGAATTTACTATGGACAGAAGGCTGGCGTTGGAAATGGACCAATATTGTCTCCCAATAGAAGCAACCATGGAAGTGCAAGAAATCCTGGAAGCAGACTTTTAGCACCTTCAGACATAGGGCAACAGGTGAATGCTCCAGTAGCCTTTAGCTATGAAGACATCTTGCAGGTAACCAATTCATTCTCTGATGAAAACGTCATAGGTGAAGGAGGGTTTGGGCATGTTTACAAAGGGACACTGCCGGACGGAAAGGTGGTCGCGGTTAAGAAGCTAAAGGTTGGCAGCGGCCAGGGGGAAAGGGAATTCAGGGCAGAAGTGGAGATCATCAGCCGTGTCCATCACAGGCATTTGGTATCTTTAGTTGGTTATTGCATATGTGAGGATCAAAGATTGCTCGTCTATGAGTATGTTCCTAATGGGACACTCCATCATCACTTGCATG GAAGTGGAATGCCAGTGTTGACATGGGACAAGAGGTGCAAGATCGCTATTGGTGCTGCAAAGGGTTTGGCATATCTGCATGAGGAAT GCAGCCAAAAGATTATTCACAGAGATATTAAATCAGCAAACATACTTTTGGATGATACTTTCGAGGCTCAG GTTGCAGATTTTGGACTTGCAAGGCTAACTGACACTACCAAAAGTCATGTATCAACTAGGGTTATGGGAACCTTTGG GTACATGGCTCCAGAGTATGCAACAAGTGGGAAATTAACTGATAGATCAGATGTTTTCTCATTTGGGGTTGTCCTCCTTGAGCTTCTAACAGGAAGGAAACCAGTTGATGACTCTCAGCCTTTAGGAGATGAGAGTTTGGTTGAATGG GCTCGTCCGCATCTCCTCCATGCAATGGAGACACATGACTATAGTGTGCTAGTAGATCCAAGACTTCAAAATCAATTTGCGGAGGCTGAAATGCTCAGGATGATTGAGGCGGCCGCGGCTTGTGTTCGCCACTCTGCTCCTAAACGGCCTCGAATGGTTCAG GTTGTAAGAGCCTTAGATAGTGGAGCTGAAATATCTGATCTATCTAATGGGGTGAAATATGGTCACAGTACCAACTATGATTCTAACCAGTATGATAAAGACATTAGGATGTTCAGGAGAATGGCCAACGGCAGCTATGGTGGTGACTCTGATTCCGATAAGTACAGTAAAGAAAGCAGTCTCTCAAGAGAAATGTCAACTTGTGGATCCCAAAATGGATCCGGGACAAGTAGTTCTAGCAGCGACTTAGAATCCATAGCACTCACCAAGCATAGTAGAAGTTCTTCGTAG
- the LOC107481131 gene encoding uncharacterized protein LOC107481131, which yields MQALSLLPLLHTFPKFTELSSVSGNLDPNFTLTSFCRDLSFRLKIDDSDENLHQQKPQEEAKHQQQQEFTFPCAHPPQGSLLAADEIFDNGMIRTISPVSDQSKLFSAADGHGGQGLPLLPPPTKLFVPQKCDDLPWHGDLFRETTTLETWQTKCNSTGFSKLYRYRRDVKHRRNSEGTGAFVFLNPPPGPEKVEKQKEVKNDVVKCGKRKTAPSSWAHEKLYLMNRKRSENNKRRSFLPYKKQIFGLFSNMNLHPF from the coding sequence ATGCAAGCCCTTTCACTTCTCCCTCTGCTTCACACCTTCCCTAAATTCACCGAACTCTCTTCTGTCTCCGGAAACTTGGATCCCAATTTCACTCTCACCAGCTTCTGTCGCGATCTCAGCTTCAGACTCAAAATCGATGACAGCGATGAAAATCTCCATCAACAAAAACCGCAAGAGGAAGCCAAACACCAACAGCAACAGGAATTTACTTTTCCGTGTGCTCATCCTCCTCAAGGATCGCTCCTTGCCGCCGACGAAATCTTCGATAACGGAATGATCCGAACAATTTCCCCTGTTTCCGACCAATCCAAGCTCTTCTCCGCCGCCGACGGCCACGGTGGCCAAGGGTTGCCGCTCCTTCCACCGCCGACGAAGCTCTTCGTGCCACAGAAGTGCGACGATCTTCCCTGGCACGGCGATTTGTTTCGTGAAACGACGACGTTGGAGACATGGCAGACGAAGTGCAATTCCACGGGATTCTCGAAGCTCTATCGGTACCGGCGGGACGTTAAACATAGGAGGAACAGCGAAGGAACAGGCGCGTTTGTTTTCCTGAACCCTCCGCCGGGGCCGGAAAAGGTTGAGAAGCAGAAGGAGGTGAAAAACGACGTGGTAAAGTGTGGGAAGCGCAAAACGGCACCGTCGTCTTGGGCACACGAGAAGCTTTACTTGATGAATAGGAAGAGGTCGGAGAATAATAAACGGCGGTCGTTTTTGCCTTACAAGAAACAGATTTTTGGACTCTTCTCCAACATGAACCTTCACCCTTTCTGA